In a single window of the Rhineura floridana isolate rRhiFlo1 chromosome 3, rRhiFlo1.hap2, whole genome shotgun sequence genome:
- the LOC133378792 gene encoding taste receptor type 2 member 1-like, producing the protein MLSPKIIAFLVAVTDFALGGLISNGFIVAVTVMEWAKCRSLAASEQLLLSQGMSNICFTGFLTALSVCYYSPPDVNNYLKSGKLYVFAIFAVFSRFWLTAWLCVFYCIKIVNSTQSLFLWCKLRISQLVPWLLVGSQVFSLLVTIFAMQSLHTQTQSNRTNNTTNMTEGRTEYASYFKIFFLITGTGCPFLLVLCCSIKVVASLCRHVSHLTSAESNLRSLQTEAHIKAAGAVLFLLILSIIFYVVQTLLITDVYVEQNIFAYSVCIAVLLMYSPAQAAILMLVNPKLKQAAARMLPRAKT; encoded by the coding sequence ATGCTTTCTCCCAAAATCATTGCCTTTCTGGTGGCAGTAACTGACTTTGCCCTCGGTGGGCTCATCTCCAATGGCTTTATAGTTGCAGTGACAGTCATGGAATGGGCTAAATGCAGGAGTCTTGCTGCTAGTGAACAACTTCTTCTGTCCCAGGGTATGTCTAATATCTGCTTCACAGGTTTTCTAACTGCACTGTCCGTTTGTTACTACTCGCCACCTGATGTCAATAACTACTTAAAGTCAGGAAAGCTTTATGTCTTTGCCATCTTTGCTGTATTCTCCCGGTTCTGGCTCACTGCCTGGCTCTGTGTCTTCTATTGCATCAAGATAGTGAACAGCACCCAGTCCCTCTTCCTTTGGTGCAAGCTGAGGATATCGCAGCTGGTGCCCTGGCTCCTTGTGGGATCTCAAGTCTTCTCGTTGCTAGTTaccatttttgcaatgcagagTCTTCATACACAAACCCAGAGCAACAGAACAAACAACACTACAAACATGACCGAAGGACGGACTGAATATGCGAGTTATTTCAAAATCTTCTTTTTAATTACTGGCACTGGCTGTCCCTTTCTTCTGGTTTTATGTTGCTCCATTAAGGTTGTAGCCTCACTCTGTAGACATGTCTCCCACCTGACAAGTGCAGAATCCAATCTGAGGAGCCTCCAAACAGAAGCTCACATCAAGGCAGCTGGGGCAGTGCTCTTCCTCCTGATCCTTTCCATTATTTTTTATGTGGTACAGACCTTGCTTATAACCGACGTATACGTTGAACAAAATATATTTGCTTATTCAGTGTGTATAGCAGTGTTGCTGATGTACTCCCCTGCTCAGGCTGCCATCCTGATGTTGGTTAATCCCAAGCTTAAGCAGGCAGCTGCCCGGATGCTTCCAAGAGCAAAGACTTAA